One Saccharopolyspora erythraea NRRL 2338 genomic region harbors:
- the thpD gene encoding ectoine hydroxylase, which translates to MTVADLSTQDRYPTRVSSEPALIERQDPTVWPGVDSGPATTDELAAHDAKGFHTVEGLLSPAEVQTYWQELNRLTNDPRVRADERTVVEKQSNEVRSIFEVHRISDLIAELVSDPRVLDRARQILGSDVYVHQSRINYMPGFRGSGFYWHSDFETWHAEDGMPAMRAVSMSIALTDNYPFNGGLMIMPGAHRTFVSCVGETPDDNYKSSLKEQKVGVPGEHEITKLGYEHGIEQFTGPAGSALWFDSNCMHGSGNNITPFPRSNIFVVFNSVENTLVEPFAAESRRPEFVAARDFTPVRR; encoded by the coding sequence ATGACCGTCGCCGATCTGAGTACTCAGGACCGCTACCCGACCCGGGTGTCCTCCGAGCCGGCTCTGATCGAACGCCAGGACCCGACCGTGTGGCCCGGGGTCGACTCGGGACCCGCCACGACCGACGAACTGGCCGCTCACGATGCCAAGGGCTTCCACACCGTGGAGGGCCTGCTCTCACCCGCCGAGGTGCAGACCTACTGGCAGGAGCTGAACCGGCTCACCAACGACCCGAGGGTGCGCGCCGACGAGCGCACGGTCGTCGAGAAGCAGTCCAACGAGGTGCGCTCGATCTTCGAGGTGCACCGAATCAGCGACCTGATCGCCGAACTGGTCAGCGACCCCAGGGTGCTCGACCGCGCTCGTCAGATCCTGGGCTCGGACGTCTACGTGCACCAGAGCCGCATCAACTACATGCCCGGTTTCCGGGGCAGCGGCTTCTACTGGCACTCGGACTTCGAAACCTGGCACGCCGAGGACGGCATGCCCGCGATGCGCGCGGTGAGCATGTCGATCGCGCTGACCGACAACTACCCCTTCAACGGCGGACTGATGATCATGCCGGGCGCCCACCGGACTTTCGTCTCGTGCGTCGGTGAGACGCCGGACGACAACTACAAGTCGTCGCTGAAGGAGCAGAAGGTCGGCGTGCCCGGCGAGCACGAGATCACCAAGCTCGGCTACGAGCACGGGATCGAGCAGTTCACCGGCCCCGCCGGGTCGGCGCTGTGGTTCGACTCCAACTGCATGCACGGATCGGGCAACAACATCACCCCGTTCCCGCGCTCGAACATCTTCGTGGTGTTCAACAGCGTGGAGAACACGCTGGTGGAGCCGTTCGCGGCCGAGTCCCGGCGGCCGGAGTTCGTCGCCGCGCGCGACTTCACTCCGGTCCGCCGCTGA
- a CDS encoding ADP-ribosylglycohydrolase family protein: protein MPPSSTVVDRAVGCLLGGALGDSLGSPVEFRQLPDIRAEYGEHGITEPPPQALLGDATQMSLFSGEGYLHAWTSGNNGGPWRPVESVANAYRRWLITQQEDKPQPGATGLLAETELYSNRAPGLTSLRALGEPELGSPDRPRNSSKGCGGVDRSAPIGFAPSAEMAYQLGCQCAALTHGGPGGWASAGAMALIVHLVAVQGRRLPAAVDQATGRVLRDDGETAVALAEASTLARLGASVGHVERLGQGWIGPEALAIGVYCALALPKPEQFADAVRLAANHSGHSDSTAAITGSLLGARHGTEVLPRAWLGRLELADVIERIGHDLGASCSGESFNQRRYLGLG, encoded by the coding sequence GTGCCCCCATCGTCCACAGTGGTCGACCGCGCCGTGGGCTGCCTGCTCGGAGGCGCGCTCGGCGACTCGCTCGGCTCGCCCGTGGAGTTCCGGCAGCTGCCCGACATCCGGGCCGAGTACGGCGAGCACGGCATCACCGAGCCGCCGCCGCAGGCGCTGCTGGGCGACGCGACCCAGATGTCGCTGTTCAGCGGCGAGGGCTACCTGCACGCCTGGACCAGCGGGAACAACGGCGGGCCGTGGCGGCCGGTCGAGTCCGTCGCCAACGCCTACCGGCGGTGGCTGATCACGCAGCAGGAGGACAAGCCGCAGCCCGGCGCCACCGGCCTGCTGGCGGAGACCGAGCTGTACTCCAACCGCGCACCGGGACTCACCAGCCTGCGTGCCCTCGGCGAACCGGAGCTGGGTTCGCCCGACCGCCCGCGCAACAGCTCCAAGGGCTGCGGCGGCGTGGACCGCAGCGCACCGATCGGCTTCGCGCCGAGCGCGGAGATGGCCTACCAGCTCGGCTGCCAGTGCGCCGCGCTCACCCACGGCGGACCGGGCGGCTGGGCGTCGGCGGGCGCGATGGCGCTGATCGTCCACCTGGTCGCGGTGCAGGGCCGCCGGCTGCCGGCCGCCGTCGACCAGGCCACCGGCCGGGTGCTGCGCGACGACGGCGAGACCGCGGTGGCGCTGGCGGAAGCGTCGACGCTGGCGCGGCTCGGCGCGAGCGTGGGACACGTCGAACGGCTCGGCCAGGGCTGGATCGGCCCGGAAGCGCTGGCCATCGGCGTCTACTGCGCGCTGGCCCTGCCCAAGCCGGAGCAGTTCGCCGACGCGGTCCGGCTGGCGGCGAACCACTCCGGGCACAGCGACTCGACCGCGGCGATCACCGGCTCCCTGCTCGGCGCCCGGCACGGCACCGAGGTGCTGCCGCGCGCCTGGCTGGGCCGGCTCGAGCTGGCCGACGTCATCGAGCGCATCGGCCACGACCTCGGCGCCTCCTGCTCCGGGGAGAGCTTCAACCAACGCCGCTACCTGGGGCTGGGGTAG
- a CDS encoding AfsR/SARP family transcriptional regulator, producing the protein MSPQESPARAPSTGFEFRVLGPLEVLADGELIPIGSSSVRGILACLLLEPNQIVPMDRLIDTLWADAPPASARTIIHGYISRLRKLFAEHAGDGSGNPEIVTRPPGYVLQVDADRVDAHRARALVNHAYGLEPAERSRVLTEALRLWRGPVLADISASPLHRMVGPNLDELRLLALEERVAADLDMGRHHHLVVELSTLVEQYPLRERLTGQLMLASYRAGHRAEAQARYHVLRRRLSGELGIDPGPELRNLYERLLRDDDTLLSPQQRQAATGTAQVRVGRPIPAELPPAVVGFVGRDRECAALDRLLAQRERGSANPLAVLTGTAGVGKSALAVTWAHRVARSFPDGQLYASLRGFDSDRAPLAPGEALTSMLKTLGVAADAIPVDLDDRTALYRSLLADRRVLVLLDNARDSEQVRPLLPGNSESLVLVTSRRRLDGLVVRSGAYVLPLETLPTETAVELLDRAGTPGKSASEPMAARELAELCGGLPLALRIAAARLAANPARGVADLVHELTDERNRLHALDIDDADTSVRRAFDISYRNLHPVHASTFRLLGLIPGHTFTGHAVAALCGTDPPSARRRLRALALAHLITEPGSDRFGMHDLLRVYARDLLGATDGQQTISRGELSPDDDAALRRLLHYYLVTADHARRFLRPARDELDFSGDDTPRPEITGRAEALEWFDAEWSNLVAAVRVANGEGMHELAWPLARLQFNYLMVRCPWEDWVQIYSDGLDSARAIGDGVGKLLMSAGLGVAYSRSGQPEAALTHYAESHAEAQSTGDPALLALTQVNMGAVLFRLGRYEEAQVHCREALQAYRTLGDRYREAGALNNLAQVEQVNGNLEEALAHLREAEAMYREADDLETLAMVLNNCGEVSIELGRVEEGERYHHEALDVAQRCGSLERQAAAYRGLGEAASSRGDRSVARTRWETALTIFETVGSHRAEEVRERLRDLPTTS; encoded by the coding sequence ATGTCACCGCAGGAGAGCCCGGCGCGCGCGCCGAGCACGGGCTTCGAGTTCCGGGTGCTCGGCCCGCTGGAGGTGCTGGCCGACGGTGAGCTGATCCCGATCGGCAGCTCGAGCGTGCGCGGGATCCTGGCCTGCCTGCTGCTGGAACCGAACCAGATCGTGCCCATGGACCGGCTCATCGACACCCTGTGGGCCGACGCCCCGCCCGCCAGCGCGCGCACCATCATCCACGGCTACATCTCCAGGCTGCGCAAGCTCTTCGCAGAGCACGCGGGCGACGGCAGCGGCAACCCGGAGATCGTCACCCGGCCGCCCGGCTACGTGCTGCAGGTCGACGCCGACCGCGTCGACGCGCACCGCGCCCGCGCGCTGGTGAACCACGCCTACGGGCTGGAGCCCGCCGAGCGCTCGCGGGTGCTGACCGAGGCGCTGCGGCTGTGGCGCGGCCCGGTCCTCGCCGACATCTCCGCCAGTCCCCTGCACCGGATGGTCGGGCCGAACCTCGACGAGCTGCGGCTGCTGGCGCTGGAGGAACGGGTCGCCGCCGACCTCGACATGGGGCGCCACCACCACCTGGTCGTCGAACTGTCCACATTGGTCGAGCAATACCCGCTGCGGGAGCGCCTGACCGGGCAGCTGATGCTCGCCAGCTACCGCGCCGGGCACCGGGCCGAGGCGCAGGCCCGCTACCACGTGCTGCGCCGGCGGCTGTCCGGCGAGCTCGGCATCGATCCCGGGCCGGAGCTGCGCAACCTCTACGAACGCCTGCTGCGCGACGACGACACGCTGCTGAGCCCGCAGCAACGCCAGGCCGCCACCGGGACGGCGCAGGTGCGGGTCGGGCGTCCGATCCCGGCCGAGCTGCCGCCCGCCGTCGTCGGTTTCGTCGGCCGCGACCGCGAGTGCGCGGCGCTGGACCGGCTGCTGGCACAACGGGAACGCGGCTCGGCCAACCCGCTCGCGGTGCTGACCGGCACGGCAGGCGTCGGCAAGAGCGCGCTCGCCGTGACGTGGGCGCACCGGGTCGCGCGCAGCTTCCCGGACGGTCAGCTCTACGCGTCGCTGCGCGGTTTCGACTCCGACCGGGCGCCGCTGGCCCCCGGCGAGGCGCTGACCAGCATGCTCAAGACGCTGGGCGTGGCCGCAGACGCGATCCCGGTGGACCTCGACGACCGCACGGCGCTGTACCGGTCGCTGCTGGCCGACCGCCGGGTGCTGGTCCTGCTGGACAACGCGCGGGACTCCGAGCAGGTGCGCCCGCTGCTGCCGGGCAACTCCGAGTCGCTGGTGCTGGTCACCAGCAGGCGGCGCCTCGACGGGCTCGTGGTGCGCAGCGGCGCCTACGTCCTGCCGCTGGAGACGCTGCCGACCGAGACCGCGGTCGAACTGCTCGACCGCGCCGGAACGCCGGGCAAGTCGGCGTCGGAACCGATGGCCGCCCGCGAGCTCGCCGAGCTCTGCGGCGGCCTCCCGCTGGCGCTGCGCATCGCCGCGGCGCGGCTGGCCGCCAACCCCGCGCGGGGCGTGGCGGACCTGGTCCACGAGCTGACCGACGAGCGCAACCGGCTGCACGCGCTGGACATCGACGACGCCGACACCAGCGTCCGGCGCGCCTTCGACATCTCCTACCGCAACCTGCACCCCGTCCACGCCTCGACCTTCCGGCTGCTCGGGCTGATCCCCGGCCACACCTTCACCGGGCACGCGGTCGCGGCGCTGTGCGGCACCGACCCGCCCAGCGCACGCCGGCGGCTCCGCGCGCTCGCGCTGGCGCACCTGATCACCGAACCCGGCTCGGACCGCTTCGGCATGCACGACCTGCTGCGCGTCTACGCCCGTGACCTCCTCGGCGCCACCGACGGGCAGCAAACGATTTCCCGCGGGGAGCTCTCGCCCGACGACGACGCGGCGCTGCGCAGGCTGCTGCACTACTACCTGGTCACCGCCGACCACGCGCGCCGCTTCCTGCGTCCCGCCCGCGACGAGCTCGACTTCTCCGGCGACGACACGCCGCGTCCGGAGATCACCGGGCGGGCCGAGGCGCTGGAGTGGTTCGACGCGGAGTGGTCGAATCTGGTGGCCGCCGTCCGGGTCGCCAACGGCGAGGGCATGCACGAGCTGGCGTGGCCGCTGGCCCGGCTCCAGTTCAACTACCTGATGGTGCGCTGCCCGTGGGAGGACTGGGTCCAGATCTACAGCGACGGCCTGGACTCGGCCAGGGCGATCGGCGACGGCGTCGGCAAGCTGCTGATGTCGGCCGGGCTCGGGGTGGCCTACTCGCGGTCCGGGCAGCCGGAGGCGGCGCTGACGCACTACGCCGAGTCCCACGCCGAGGCCCAGTCCACCGGCGATCCCGCGCTGCTGGCGCTCACCCAGGTCAACATGGGCGCTGTGCTGTTCCGCCTCGGCCGCTACGAGGAGGCGCAGGTGCACTGCCGCGAGGCGCTGCAGGCCTACCGCACCCTCGGCGACCGCTACCGCGAGGCCGGCGCGCTGAACAACCTGGCGCAGGTCGAGCAGGTCAACGGCAACCTGGAGGAGGCGCTGGCGCACCTTCGCGAGGCCGAGGCGATGTACCGGGAGGCCGACGACCTGGAGACGCTGGCGATGGTGCTGAACAACTGCGGCGAGGTCAGCATCGAGCTCGGCAGGGTCGAGGAGGGCGAGCGCTACCACCACGAGGCGCTCGACGTCGCGCAGCGATGCGGTTCGCTGGAGCGGCAGGCCGCCGCCTACCGGGGACTCGGCGAAGCCGCCAGCTCGCGCGGCGACCGATCCGTCGCGCGGACCCGGTGGGAGACCGCGCTGACGATCTTCGAGACGGTCGGCTCGCACCGCGCCGAGGAGGTCCGCGAGCGTCTCCGCGATTTGCCAACAACTTCGTGA
- a CDS encoding SGNH/GDSL hydrolase family protein, with protein MGGWERSSAVDATSLGSYVALGDSFTEGMEDARPDGGYRGWADRLAERLAARNPGLRYANLAVRGKLIRQIVDDQVPEAIGLRPGLVSFTAGGNDIIRPGSDPDAVAELFESAVAELSATGARLLIGTGFDTRDTPVLRHVRGKVGTYNSHLRAIADKYDCGVIDLWSMQVLQDPRAWSADRLHLSPEGHRRVALRAAEALGLPVTEDWREPWPPRPEQSWRTQRIQDIQWAREYLAPWIGRRLRGQSSGDGRAPKRPKLERLCGAQSSASASPSEAERC; from the coding sequence ATGGGTGGATGGGAGCGGTCGAGCGCCGTCGACGCGACGAGCCTGGGGAGCTACGTCGCACTGGGCGACAGCTTCACCGAGGGGATGGAGGACGCCCGGCCGGACGGCGGCTACCGCGGATGGGCGGACCGCCTCGCCGAGCGCCTGGCGGCCCGGAATCCGGGGCTCCGCTACGCCAACCTCGCCGTTCGGGGGAAGCTGATCCGCCAGATCGTCGACGACCAGGTGCCGGAGGCGATCGGGCTGCGCCCCGGCCTGGTCTCGTTCACCGCGGGCGGCAACGACATCATCCGCCCGGGCAGCGACCCGGACGCGGTGGCCGAGCTGTTCGAGTCCGCCGTCGCCGAGCTGTCGGCCACCGGCGCGCGGCTCCTGATCGGCACCGGGTTCGACACCCGCGACACGCCGGTGCTCAGGCACGTGCGCGGCAAGGTCGGGACCTACAACTCGCACCTGCGCGCCATCGCCGACAAATACGACTGCGGAGTGATCGACCTGTGGTCGATGCAGGTGCTGCAGGACCCGCGGGCCTGGAGCGCGGACCGGCTGCACCTGTCGCCGGAGGGGCACCGCAGGGTCGCGCTGCGGGCGGCCGAGGCGCTCGGCCTGCCGGTGACCGAGGACTGGCGGGAGCCGTGGCCGCCGCGGCCGGAGCAGTCGTGGCGCACGCAGCGGATCCAGGACATCCAGTGGGCCCGCGAGTACCTGGCGCCTTGGATCGGCCGCCGCCTGCGGGGGCAGTCCAGCGGCGACGGCCGCGCCCCGAAGCGCCCGAAGCTGGAGCGGCTGTGCGGTGCGCAGTCCTCGGCGTCGGCCTCGCCGTCCGAAGCGGAACGCTGCTGA
- a CDS encoding ESX secretion-associated protein EspG — protein MVETIALPVHAADVLGEQLDLNVRQYPFEIPRLGESPDDRERITNQIWAELESAGLARSGRPEPEVEDALYLLSTSEVSIAAAGLLDLRSGQRLAARVVATGEVGVVGAIEGRVLRMSFMAPDDLPRACVDLLPDAPPGQGEQVRASADRTNGPPQDADIEGLHELEAVTNRQKFRLGHFVVTSTDRRGRRGRLPALNWFDTDRGRYTLVGERAEGHDVITCGPADKQRIAAQVHAMLERTRD, from the coding sequence ATGGTCGAGACGATCGCACTGCCCGTCCACGCGGCGGACGTGCTCGGTGAGCAGCTGGACCTCAACGTCCGGCAGTACCCGTTCGAGATCCCCAGGCTCGGGGAGTCGCCGGACGACAGGGAGCGGATCACCAACCAGATCTGGGCCGAGCTGGAGTCGGCCGGGCTGGCGAGGTCCGGGCGGCCGGAGCCGGAGGTCGAGGACGCGCTCTACCTGCTTTCGACGTCCGAGGTGTCGATCGCGGCAGCGGGCCTGCTCGACCTGCGTTCCGGGCAGCGGCTCGCCGCCCGCGTCGTGGCGACCGGCGAGGTCGGCGTCGTGGGCGCGATCGAGGGCCGGGTGCTGCGGATGAGTTTCATGGCCCCCGACGACCTGCCCCGCGCTTGCGTCGACCTGCTGCCGGACGCTCCGCCTGGTCAGGGGGAGCAGGTACGCGCCTCGGCCGACCGGACCAACGGCCCGCCGCAGGACGCCGACATCGAGGGGCTGCACGAGCTGGAGGCGGTCACCAACCGGCAGAAGTTCCGCCTCGGCCACTTCGTGGTGACCAGCACCGACCGGCGCGGCCGCCGGGGCAGGCTGCCCGCCCTGAACTGGTTCGACACCGACCGCGGCCGCTACACGCTGGTCGGCGAGCGCGCCGAAGGGCACGACGTGATCACCTGCGGGCCTGCCGACAAGCAGCGCATCGCGGCCCAGGTGCACGCCATGCTGGAGCGGACCCGCGACTGA
- a CDS encoding DUF3159 domain-containing protein has product MTDDRQTDTAPAPEADRDSLMRLLGGRTTAIDASLPPVVFGLGWFAFGESIAAGGAAAVGVGALIAAWRLRKGDRPVAVLVSLLAVMFGAIIALHTGHAADFFLIRLVTNAASGLAWMVSIVVRWPLLGAVVGTVLGQGRRWRRDPALLRAYGRASWVWVCQYLVRLVVFIPLWTANAVVALSVAQVVLTWPLVAVCVAVSWWVLRRALPEDHPGLRHPQDARATSA; this is encoded by the coding sequence GTGACCGACGATCGGCAGACCGACACGGCCCCGGCGCCAGAGGCGGACCGGGACTCGTTGATGCGGCTTCTCGGCGGGCGGACGACGGCGATCGACGCGAGCCTGCCCCCGGTGGTGTTCGGGCTGGGCTGGTTCGCCTTCGGCGAGTCCATCGCCGCCGGTGGCGCGGCGGCGGTCGGGGTCGGCGCGTTGATCGCGGCCTGGCGGCTGCGCAAGGGCGACCGCCCGGTCGCGGTGCTGGTCAGCCTGCTCGCGGTCATGTTCGGCGCGATCATCGCCCTGCACACCGGGCACGCCGCGGACTTCTTCCTGATCCGCCTGGTCACCAACGCGGCCAGCGGCCTGGCGTGGATGGTCAGCATCGTGGTGCGCTGGCCGCTGCTGGGCGCCGTCGTGGGCACCGTGCTCGGCCAGGGCCGCAGGTGGCGGCGCGACCCGGCGTTGCTGCGCGCCTACGGCCGGGCGAGCTGGGTGTGGGTCTGCCAGTACCTGGTGCGGCTGGTGGTGTTCATCCCGCTGTGGACGGCCAACGCCGTCGTGGCGCTCAGCGTCGCGCAGGTGGTCCTGACCTGGCCGCTGGTGGCCGTGTGCGTGGCGGTGAGCTGGTGGGTCCTGCGCCGCGCGCTACCCGAGGACCACCCCGGGCTGAGGCACCCGCAGGACGCACGCGCAACGTCGGCTTGA
- the gcvH gene encoding glycine cleavage system protein GcvH, whose translation MVNIPQGLKYTQDHEWVEARSGDTVRIGITDHAQRELGDIVFVEMPEVGRRVSGAEALGSVESVKAVAEFFAPLGGEVVEVNSQVSDEPELVNTDPYGDGWIVAIKVADRSELDSLMSAEQYGEFVAEANE comes from the coding sequence GTGGTCAACATCCCGCAGGGTCTCAAGTACACCCAGGACCACGAGTGGGTCGAGGCGCGGTCCGGCGACACAGTCAGGATCGGCATCACCGATCACGCGCAGCGGGAGCTCGGTGACATCGTCTTCGTGGAGATGCCGGAGGTGGGCCGCCGCGTCAGCGGCGCCGAGGCGCTCGGCAGCGTGGAGTCGGTCAAGGCGGTCGCGGAGTTCTTCGCACCGCTGGGCGGCGAGGTCGTGGAGGTCAACAGCCAGGTGAGCGACGAGCCGGAGCTGGTGAACACCGATCCCTACGGTGACGGCTGGATCGTCGCGATCAAGGTCGCCGACCGGTCCGAGCTGGACTCCCTGATGTCCGCGGAGCAGTACGGGGAGTTCGTCGCCGAAGCGAACGAGTAG
- a CDS encoding N-acetylglucosamine kinase, which produces MRSQEPVLVLGLDIGGTTSRALVGDLSGRALGTGSAGGGNPNSHPPERAAAQVAAAAADALRGLDPASVRAGVLGMAGASKMTDPAVAELFRNEWSALGLTCPMRVVGDVEVAFAAGTPEPGGTVVIAGTGSVAARIEDHRLVASAGGHGWLLGDEGSAFWLGREAVRATLHALDRGRTDGDLVTAVLDELVDDRSRDEPPAVRNRLITAVNSAPPIRLAELAPLVTRTAGSGDEAATAIVRSAARLLADTASITRPPGDTSPVVLAGGLVGAGNPVGDALRAELAERFGAEPRTAGPGAAGAAWLAAVGLAAPADLPTLHKQFLSAQG; this is translated from the coding sequence ATGCGCAGCCAAGAACCGGTGCTCGTCCTCGGCCTGGACATCGGTGGGACCACCAGCCGCGCGCTGGTCGGCGACCTGTCCGGCCGCGCCCTCGGCACCGGTTCGGCCGGTGGCGGCAACCCGAACTCGCACCCGCCGGAACGGGCGGCGGCGCAGGTCGCCGCCGCTGCCGCCGACGCGCTCCGCGGCCTCGACCCGGCATCGGTGCGGGCCGGCGTGCTGGGCATGGCCGGGGCGAGCAAGATGACCGACCCCGCGGTGGCGGAGCTTTTCCGGAACGAGTGGTCCGCGCTCGGTCTGACCTGCCCGATGCGGGTGGTCGGCGACGTGGAGGTGGCATTCGCCGCGGGCACGCCCGAGCCGGGCGGCACGGTGGTGATCGCGGGTACGGGGTCGGTCGCCGCGCGGATCGAGGACCACCGGCTGGTCGCCAGCGCGGGCGGGCACGGCTGGCTGCTGGGCGACGAGGGCTCGGCTTTCTGGCTGGGGCGCGAAGCGGTCCGCGCGACACTGCACGCGCTCGACCGCGGGCGCACCGACGGCGACCTGGTCACCGCAGTGCTGGACGAGCTGGTCGACGACCGGTCGCGCGACGAGCCGCCGGCCGTGCGCAACCGGCTGATCACCGCGGTGAACTCCGCGCCGCCGATCCGGCTGGCCGAGCTGGCCCCGCTGGTCACCAGGACCGCAGGCAGCGGCGACGAGGCGGCGACCGCGATCGTCCGGAGCGCGGCGCGGCTGCTCGCCGACACCGCGTCCATCACCAGGCCGCCCGGCGACACGAGCCCGGTCGTGCTGGCCGGCGGTCTCGTCGGCGCGGGCAACCCGGTCGGCGACGCGCTCCGCGCGGAACTCGCCGAGCGCTTCGGCGCCGAGCCGCGCACGGCCGGCCCAGGTGCGGCGGGTGCGGCGTGGCTCGCCGCGGTCGGCCTGGCGGCGCCCGCCGACCTCCCGACGCTGCACAAGCAGTTCCTCAGCGCACAGGGCTGA
- a CDS encoding SDR family NAD(P)-dependent oxidoreductase: MGEFDGLVAAVTGGASGIGLATARLLAERGAAVAVLDLRPHDVGESLLGVRCDVTDDGEVRSAVEAVRERFGGLDVLVNNAGIGAQGDISANDDAEWHHVLDVNVVGIARVSRAALGLLRASEHAAIVNTCSIAGIAGLPQRALYSASKGAVRALTLAMAADHVREGIRVNCVAPGTVDTPWIGRLLDSAADPGAERAALEARQPTGRLVSAAEVAHAIVHLASPAAAGTTGTVLNVDGGMSGLRVRPAEGER, from the coding sequence ATGGGTGAGTTCGACGGTCTGGTCGCGGCGGTCACCGGGGGAGCGTCGGGGATCGGGCTGGCGACGGCCCGGCTGCTGGCCGAGCGCGGAGCGGCGGTGGCGGTGCTGGACCTGCGTCCGCACGACGTCGGCGAGTCGCTGCTCGGCGTGCGGTGCGACGTCACCGACGACGGCGAGGTCCGCTCGGCGGTCGAGGCCGTGCGCGAGCGGTTCGGCGGGCTCGACGTGCTGGTCAACAACGCCGGGATCGGCGCGCAGGGCGACATCTCGGCCAACGACGACGCCGAATGGCACCACGTGCTCGACGTCAACGTCGTCGGCATCGCCCGGGTCAGCCGGGCCGCTCTGGGGCTCCTGCGGGCGTCCGAGCACGCCGCCATCGTCAACACCTGCTCGATCGCCGGGATCGCCGGACTGCCGCAGCGCGCGCTCTACTCGGCCAGCAAGGGCGCGGTGCGCGCGCTCACCCTCGCGATGGCCGCCGACCACGTGCGGGAGGGGATCAGGGTGAACTGCGTGGCTCCCGGCACGGTCGACACGCCGTGGATCGGCCGGCTGCTCGACAGCGCCGCCGACCCGGGCGCCGAGCGGGCGGCGCTGGAGGCGAGGCAGCCCACGGGGCGGCTGGTGTCGGCCGCCGAGGTCGCGCATGCCATCGTGCACCTGGCGAGTCCGGCCGCGGCCGGCACGACCGGGACCGTGCTCAACGTCGACGGCGGGATGTCCGGACTGCGCGTCCGGCCCGCCGAGGGGGAACGATGA
- a CDS encoding amidohydrolase family protein, translated as MTVDTHHHLWDLDVRDQPWMTGPEMQPLRRDFRPADLVAALRGTTVDSTVLVQTVSDPDETPEMLVLADSCDRIAGVVGWTDLTARDVRERLGHLLSNPSGRWLKGIRHQVEDEPDPDWLTRPEVLSGLAAVEDAGLLYELLVRPHQLPAAIKAVGQFPQLTFVLDHCAKPPVASGELEPWESRIRALAAHPNVVCKLSGLVTEDDWSAQPDAGRLRPYAEVVLDAFGPARVMFGSDWPVCLLAAEYGEVFRLAWELTSGLGDAARQAVFDTTARQVYEL; from the coding sequence ATGACCGTCGACACCCATCACCACCTGTGGGACCTCGACGTCCGGGACCAGCCCTGGATGACCGGGCCCGAGATGCAGCCGCTGCGCCGCGACTTCCGCCCGGCCGACCTGGTCGCCGCGCTGCGGGGGACCACTGTGGACTCCACCGTGCTGGTGCAGACGGTCTCCGACCCGGACGAGACCCCGGAGATGCTGGTGCTGGCAGACTCCTGCGACCGCATCGCAGGGGTCGTCGGCTGGACCGACCTGACCGCCCGCGACGTGCGGGAGCGGCTCGGGCACCTGCTGTCTAACCCGTCGGGCCGGTGGCTCAAGGGAATCCGCCACCAGGTCGAGGACGAACCCGACCCGGACTGGCTCACCAGGCCCGAGGTGCTGTCGGGGCTGGCCGCGGTCGAGGACGCCGGACTGCTCTACGAACTGCTGGTCCGGCCGCACCAGCTCCCGGCCGCGATCAAGGCGGTCGGCCAGTTCCCGCAGCTCACCTTCGTGCTGGACCACTGCGCGAAGCCGCCGGTGGCATCCGGCGAGCTGGAGCCGTGGGAGAGCCGGATCCGGGCGCTGGCGGCGCATCCGAACGTGGTGTGCAAGCTGTCCGGGCTGGTGACCGAGGACGACTGGTCCGCCCAGCCCGACGCCGGCCGGCTGCGGCCCTACGCGGAAGTGGTGCTGGACGCATTCGGGCCGGCGCGGGTGATGTTCGGGTCGGACTGGCCGGTCTGCCTGCTGGCGGCCGAGTACGGGGAGGTCTTCCGCCTCGCGTGGGAGCTCACCTCGGGACTGGGCGACGCCGCGCGGCAGGCTGTCTTCGACACCACGGCGCGGCAGGTCTACGAACTCTGA